The Chitinophagaceae bacterium nucleotide sequence TCTCTTGGGGCTCTTGCGTCGGCCACTACGATGAAATAGAAGGGTCTCTTCTTAGACCCGTGTCTTTGCAGTCGGATTTTAACTGGCATCGTAAATTAAAATTTAAATGCGTGAATAATTAGGTTATCTTAAATAAGGACTGCAAAAATAATGGCTCAGCACCAAACTTCCAACGCAAAAAATATTAAATTTTATTTACGGCCCAAACCAGGCATCATACGGCCCCCCATGGGCATTTTATTCATCATTCCCATCATCTGCTTCATTTGCTCAAACTGTTTCATGAACGCATTCACTTCTGCAATATCCTTACCACAGCCCTTCGCAATGCGTTTGCGGCGGCTCTGATCAATTAAATCAGGATTACTTCTTTCCTGCGGAGTCATGGAGCCAATGATCGCTTCTACGCCTTTGAATGAATCATCGCTTATGTCCACATCTTTCATTGCCTTGCCCATTCCGGGTATCATGCCCATCAGATCTTTCAGGTTACCCATTTTTTTGATCTGCTCCAGTTGTTTCCTGAAATCTTCAAAATCAAACTGGTTCTTGCGGATCTTCTTTTCTAATTTCTTTGCTTCCTCTTCATCATACTGCGCCTGTGCCTTCTCCACCAATGATGTAATATCACCCATTCCGAGAATACGCTGGGCCATACGTTCTGGATAAAACACATCCAGTGTTTCCATTTTTTCACCACTGCTTACAAACTTAATGGGTTTGTTTACTGTGTATTTGATGGAAAGCGCCGCACCACCTCTTGTATCGCCATCTAATTTCGTTAACACAACACCGGTAAAATTCAGCCGGTCATTGAACGATTTAGCCGTATTGACTGCATCCTGCCCGGTCATGCTATCCACCACAAACAAAATCTCGTTCGGGTTCACGGCGGCTTTGATGTCGGCAACTTCCTTCATCAGCACTTCATCAATCGCTAAACGGCCGGCAGTATCGATGATAACTACATTTTTATTTTTTGCTTTAGCTTCTTTGATAGCATTCCGAACAATATCAACCGCATCTTTATTTTCCCTTTCGCTGTAAATATCTACACCAATCTGTCCTGCCAACACCGTCAACTGATCAATCGCCGCCGGGCGATAGATATCTGCTGCCACCAGCAAGGGTGACTTCCCTTTCTGTGTTTTGAGATAATTGGCCAGTTTACCACTGAAGGTTGTTTTACCACTACCCTGCAAACCAGCGATAAGAATCACTGCCGGTGCGCCTTTAATGTCGAGTTCACTTTCTGAACCGCCCATCAGTTCCGTGAGTTCATCCTGCACAATTTTCACCATCTGCTGACCGGGATTCACCGCCAGCAACACTTTAGCGCCCATAGCCTTGTCCTTTACCGTATCGGTAAACTCTTTGGCAATTTTATAGTTCACATCCGCATCAACCAATGCACGACGGATATCTTTAACCGTTGCTGCAATATTAAGTTCGGTAATGCGGCCTTCGCCCTTAATATTTTTAAACGCACTCTCTAAACGTTCTGATAAATTTTGAAACATATTCCACTTTATTTCGGGTTGCAAATGTAAGCAAAGATGCTGAAGGTTGTCGAGGTAGACTTTTACTCGATAACCCATATCCGATTACAGATAGGAATTCATTATTGCTTATAAAAAGGTTCAAAATGTGGTCAATATAACTTCATTTAAAGAAGATAAGATTTATACTTTTATGCTCGAATTATGACAAAACTATCAATAAGAATAAAATATTTCAGCTCAATACTTTACATACTCAGCTTGTTGGGCTGTAGTTTTCCTTCAAGAAATGCTAACAAAATTTATTCTGACGTATTTGGCAAAGCTGACGCAAAATGCTTACAGTTTATAAAATACAGGGATGCAAGAGCCCTTGATGATTGCTGTGTTTGGCTATACTTTAAAACCTGTCCTTCTGAGCTAGAAAGAATTCTGTCCTTTGGAGATTATGAGAAAACAATTGTTTATAAGAACATACTTCAAATTTCTTACCCAGATTCAACCAAAATTGATGAGTCAATGATATCAAGCGATCCTCCCAATTGGTGGAAACCTACACGTCTTGGTGATTCCTGTATAAAATTTGAATACAAAACCCCTGATAAAGATTTTATTCAGTTTATCTATGCCTCAATGGACAGCACGGTAGTTTATTATTATGATGCGAGTTATTAGTACTCAATAATTTCCCTTCTCAATATCACTTTGACCTCTGCGGCCAATCTTCTACCTTTGCCCCCTCAAAAAAGCTTCACCGCATGTTCAACAACAAGAAAGTAGTCGTGGTTTTGCCAGCTTACAACGCAGCAAAAACCTTAGAGGTCACCTACAATGAAATCCCTTTTGATATTGTGGATGAAGTGGTATTGGTTGATGATGCCAGTAAAGATGAAACCGTACAGAAAGCAAAAGAACTGGGCATTAAGCATATTGTAAGCCATGAAAAGAATAAAGGTTACGGCGGCAACCAGAAAAGCTGTTACAAAAAAGCACTGGAGCTGGGTGGTGATATTGTGATCATGCTTCACCCCGATTATCAATATACACCGCAGCTGATTCATGCAATGGTGAGTATTATCGGTAACAATGTTTACCCGGTAGTATTCGGCAGCCGTATTTTAGGGAACGGTGCATTGAAAGGTGGAATGCCGATTTATAAATATATTGCCAACCGTTTTTTAACTCTCTCTCAGAATTTATTACTCAATCAAAAATTGTCAGAGTACCATACAGGATACAGGGCGTTCAGCAAAGAAGTATTAGAAAGCATCAAATTTGAAGCCTGTAATGATGATTTTGTGTTTGACAATGAAATGGCTGCACAGATATTTTACAAAGGATTTGAAATTGGCGAAGTAACCTGTCCCACCAAATATTTTGAAGAAGCCAGCAGCATCAACTTCAGCCGAAGTATGAAATACGGATTGGGCTGTTTGCAGGTTTCCCTTGTGTACCGCCTCTGCAAATGGGGGTTGATGAAGAGTAAGCTCTATTAATGCTTTGCTTTTTCATTTTGTGTGATTACTTTAGAGCTGCAAAATGAAACAATGCCTTTCCATATTATTCCTTTCCCTCTTCTTCCTTTCTCAATATGGAAAGATGCTTGCCTATATGGAATGCCGTATTACAGCAGCCATCGAATCAAAAACAGATTGCGATTGCGGTAATACCCTTCAAACAGCAGATACAGATCAGAACTCTTCACAACCAATACATCAGCATCACCTGAAAAATTATACAGAAGAATTTTTCGATCATGAATGGCTGGTCAAGGAAGAAATGCCCGGCAGAAACAATCTTCTCTTCACAATACTATTCAAACAGGATCAATTGCCGGGCTATCTTCAGGGTATCCTTCAGCCCCCACGCTGTTAAGTAATTATTTACTCATTTGGTGTACACAATGGAATTTTTCATTGTGCATGCTTCGTTGTTCTGTATCACCATTTGACTCTTATCTACTGATAAGTGCATACTTATGCACGCCATTTTTTACTTCATAATTTATTGAAATGAAATCAATCTTCATATCCATACTGTTTGCAGTTGCCGCAAACTATTTAGCTGCCCAGCCGCTTAATCAAAAAACAAAAGACCGCAACGGAAACGAAATGCTAATTGGCTGTTGTACCAGGGAGGCATTATTAATGGACCCTTTTACAACATGGTTTGTTCCAAATTACAATAATTATAAAGTTGACACTGCAGTTGCTGACGAGATTAAAAAAATATCGGCAATAAACAGTTCCTGCTTTTTCTTGGCACATGGTGTGGCGACAGCAAAAGGAAGTGCCACGTCTTTTTAAACTATTTGATTACTGCAATGTAAAACCTGAACAGATTAAACTGGTGCTGGTAAGTAATCATGACAGTGCATATAAACAAAGTCCCACTCATGAAGAAAAGGGAATGAATATATTACGGGTACCTACTTTGATCGTTATTGAAAACAACAAAGAAATCAACCGCATTGTAGAAAGTCCCATTGAAAACCTGGAGAAGGATCTGCTGAAAATTTTATCGGGAAAACCATATCTGTCTAACTATGCAGATTTTCAAAGTATCCTCTACGGCAATCCATTTCCCAGCTTAAAAAATTCAATAACTCGGTAAGTAAATAAGAAGCCGCATCAAATGATGCGGCTTCTTTCAACTTATTTTCGTTTGTAAAACACGAACCCGTTTTTCTCATACAATACCTGCAGCACATCTCCGTGATCCTTCATCACCTGCTCTTTAAATGTGTTTTTACTGATGAAGTATGTGGGCTTATCAACCGCACCTGTAAGCAACCAGTTTTCATCTTTTGCTTCCTTCCTGTTACCGGGCTTTGCTTTTGTATAGAAATATTGTGCATAGCTTTTATAACCCAGTGTACGCACATACACATCCTTTCCTTCCAAGCTTTGGTAAAACTCTATTGCCGCATTTTGAGAATACTGTTCAATACGTGGCGCAAATAATGTGAGCAGTACCTGCATGGCAGCAATACAGGCAATTAATAAAGTAAAGAATGCACGCTGAAATTTCTTTTGCTGTATCCAGATAAACACAGCAATCATTGCAAGTAAAAATAATATGCCCGGTATCATCAGTGTATAATTCCAATCTACATCAGCCTGCATATTGGCCAGCGCAAATGGATCTTTCTGCAGCAATGGTTTCAGCCACTGAATGTTTTTCCCAATTAATGGCAATGCAATAAACAATACACTCCAGATCAAACCAAGAAACAGCAACCCGAACTTCTGCCAGTTTTTTATCTGGGCTGTACGGTTAACAATACCATATACTGTTGCTGCAGCTAAATATCCTATTGGCAAATATGTAAAGGATGAGTAGTGAACAATTTTCGTTTTCACAATCGTAAACACAACCATAATCACAATGAAAGATGCAATCATCAGTTTTCGGAAAATCTGCTGACGGGTATTTTCATGAATTTGATTCTTATAGCGGAAGATGAGCAATGATGCAGGGAAGCATCCAATTAACACAACTACAAAATGATACAGTAAGAAACCACCATGTCCTGCATCCTCCGTTTTTGCCAGGCGAAGCTGGTAAGTAATAAATTCATTTACAAACCACCAGCCGTGCTGTGCAATCTCTAATCCAAACCAGAGCATTGTTACTGCAATAACAGCAAGTCCCCACCACAAATAATGTTTCAATGCAGCCAATCCTTTACCACGGTTAAAGAAAAGAAACAACCCATAAGTAAGTAATACAACCATCATTGCAACCGGTCCCTTTGTTAAAATTCCCAAGCCGGTAAACAAAGCAGAAAGCAATAAAGGCTTCAGTATTTTTTTTCGCTCTTCTTTTGCAGCTAAAAAACTTCCAAGGAAATAAATGCCGAGGAAAATAAACAGATTAAACCAGGGATCAATAATGCCGCTTTTGAAATACATATGCGGCAGAAAGGTTCCCGCATAAATCAGCACCCACCAGAAAGCGAACTGTTCATTGTGCAATCTTCTGCCGAGGGAAAACAAAACCAGTAAGGTAAGAATACCACAAACAGCGTTAGGTAAACGGGCAGCAAATTCATTTACTCCAAACACTTTCATACTTACCACCTGCATCCAGAAAAATAAAGGTGGCTTTTCCCAGAAAGGTTCGTAGTTAATCTGCACCTGCATGTAATTATCAGTAGAAATCATTTCTCTTGCACTCTCGGCAAAATTGATTTCATCCCAGTCAAAGAGATGTACTTTTCCCAATGAATGAAAAAATAAAATAGATGCTGCTGCAAGAATAACTAAATAAGATACGAGCCTGTTCATGTTGGTAACGAAGGTAAAAGAAACGCAAAAGTATAAACTGATTGCTCATGAAAATAAAAAACCGGAAGTAAATATCTTACTTCCGGTTATTCTACAACTATGAACATCAGCCCAGATAACCTTTTAAAAGTTTACAGCGACTGCTCGTTTTTAACTTACTGATGGCCTTATCCTTGATTTGCCTTACACGCTCTCTCGTAAGATTGAAACGCTCCCCAATATCTTCCAGGCTCAGCGGATGATCGACCCCGATTCCAAAAAAGAAACGGATTACCTCCTGCTGGCGTTCAGTTAATGTTTTAAGTGAACGGGATATTTCTGTTTGTAATGATTGATTGTGGTCGAGTTCGCCATCTGTTGCTTCTGCATTGGGGTTTTCCAATACATCCATTAATGTATTCTCTTCGCCATCAGACAATGGTGAATCCATGCTCACATGCCTGGCCGATACACCTAAAGTAGAAGAAACCTCTTCAATTTCAATTTCAAGTAAAGTGGCTAACTCTTCTGCGGATGGTTCCCTTTCATACTCCTGTTCTAACTGAGAAAAAGCTTTGTTGATACGGTTTGTAAGCCCAACTTTATTAAGCGGCAAACGTACAATTCTTGATTGTTCTGCCAATGCCTGCAGTATGCTCTGGCGAATCCACCAAACAGCATAAGAAATAAATTTAAAGCCCCTTGTTTCATCAAAACGCTGGGCAGCTTTAATCAATCCTAAATTTCCTTCATTAATTAAATCGGGTAATGACAGACCTTGATTCTGGTATTGTTTTGCAACTGAAACTACAAAGCGAAGATTTGCTTTGGTTAAACGGTCGAGAGCCCGTTGGTCTCCCTGTTTAATCCTTATAGCCAGTTGTACTTCTTCTTCCGGCGTGATTAGTTCTACCTTCCCTATCTCCTGAAGGTATTTTTCAAGACTTTGCGATTCACGGTTCGTGATCGATTTTGTGATTTTGAGTTGGCGCATGCTCATAAGCTTTGGTTTAAGGTTATTGTAGTGGTTTCATGGTTCGGAAAGCAAAAACACACGGGCAGTAATCAATCACAAACAAAAAACATTACTATTACCTGCGTATTAAGGCTTTTTATAAACAATTGAATTTAACATTTATTGCCAGATCCGCCAAAAAAAAGCCCCATCTGGCTTGATTTTACTACTAAAAGAGTATTGTCTGTTTAACAAAAAGAAAGACTATCTTAAACAAGAATAAAATATTAAAAATTTTGATTCCTCCATTATTTTTATATTATTGCATCTAATCAGAAGGTGAACCAGCAAAACAAATGAGTAAAAAAGTTTTATACACGTTAGAGTTTCCCGTTAAATGCTCGCCAGGAATTTTATTTGAATTTTTATCAAGCCCCTCAGGATTACAGGAATGGTTTGCAGATAAAGTTGATGAAAGAGATGGAATTTATTCTTTTAACTGGGAAGGATCAGAAGACAAAGCAGAGTTAATGGAAAGTGAGGAAAATAAATTTATCCGTTACCGTTGGGTACACTCTCCAAAGGATGAATACTTTGAATTCCGGATTGAAAAAACAGAAATTTCCAACCAGACAATTCTGTTGATCAAAGATTTTGCCGATAAAAAAGAAATTAAAGATCAAAGCCGTTTATGGGAATACCAGATCAAAGATCTGTTTCATCGTATTGGCAGTAATTAATCTGCCAGTATCTGCATGTATTGATCAAATACTTTCTTCAGAAAATCTTCCGCACTATCCCAGTCATTCAAATCAAGTTTGTAAGCAAGCTTCAGTACTTTTTGTTCCTGAGTGCAGCAGCATCTGTTAACTGCACAGGGTTCATATTTGTATGTTCAAAATGATGTATCCATTCCTCATCGGTATAATTAATCCATGCATTGCTTAATTCGCCGTTACTGATTGCAGCAGCAATTACCTGTTCAAACTGTTCTTTGTATTTTCCTTTGAGATGCAGTGTAATGCTGAAAAAATTTCCCCACCAGAAAAAGTACGGATGGCAAAAACATCCTCTTTGCTGAAACAACGGGGATAATCGAGCATAACATAAGGAAGACCTTCATAATTTTCTCCCTTTGAAATTTTTGGAGGTATTTCATTTATGGCTGAAGGCAATTGCTGCAGAACCGTATTGGATTGCCATGTTTCACTTAACTCACCAAATAATACAAAGAGCTTCTGAATGATATTGTTCTTTGTTAAAATCCAACTGGCATCTGTTACCAGTTGCTTCTCAAAAGCTGAAAGACTTACATTTGCTGAACCCGTCATAAAAAAGAAACAGTGATTAAAAAGTTAGACAAACTTATTATAAAAGCATTTATCGGACCGTTTCTGGCTACCTTCCTTATTGCACTGTTTATCCTCGTTTTACAGTTTTTCTGGCTTTATATTGATGATTTTGTAGGAAAGGGCATTGATCTGTTTACTTTAGTTCAGTTTATTGCCTATGTAAGTACAACACTTGTTCCTCTTTCTTTACCATTAGCCATCCTGCTTTCATCTATCATGACTTTTGGTAATCTTGGCGAAACCTTTGAACTGGTTGCAATTAAAAGTGCAGGCATCCCCTTAATACGGTTTATGCGGCCAGTGTTTATTTTATCAGGGTTGCTCGGAATTGTAGCTTTTGCATTTGCCAATTATGTTATACCTGTTGCAGAATTAAAAATGCGCACTCTGTTGTATGATATTCGTGTTGCCAAACCTGCTTTCGATATTAAGGAAGGCATCTTCTATAAAAAGCTCGATGGCTATACCATTAAGATTGGCCACAAAGAACAGGACTCGATTATACATAACGTTGTTATTTATGAAAGCAGTTATACCCTTCAGGATAATATCATCCTGGCTGATAAAGGAACCATGACTATTTCACCCGATCAGCGGTTTTTATATTTCAACCTTGAGAATGGATGGCGTTACCAGGAAAAAGGAAATGCCGGCACCATTGAAACAGATTATTACCGCCTTGGTTTTAAAGAATATAAAAAAGTATTTGACCTCAGTTCGTTTAAATTAACCAAGACTGCTGACTCAACCTTTAAGAGTTATTACAAAATGCTCAGTCTTAGCCAGCTTTCGACTGTTGTTGACTCTCTGAAAAAGTTAACAGTCAATTCCGGCATAAAAGCAAAGCGTGATATTGAACCTCTTTTTCCATTGCAGGCTATACCCGACAGCATCTGGAAAAAAGCAAAGCCATTGGCAAAAAAGATAAAAAAAGCTGACGCACTGATTCCCGACAGCCTGAAAAAAACGGTGTACAATTCTTTAGAAATGAAAGTTGCAGGAATCAAAAACCAGGTTGATTACTTATACTATGACTATAATGAACAGAAAAAACAATTGCGGTTGCATGAAGTGGAACGTCATAGAAAGTTCACTTTATCTTTTGCCTGTATTGTTTTGTTTTTGATTGGCGCACCGCTTGGCTCTATTATCCGTAAAGGCGGTCTTGGTTTGCCGCTGGTAATTTCTGTATTCTTTTTTATTGCCTTTCATGTAACCAATACAAGTGGTGAAAAGCTGGTAAAGGAAGATGTGCTGATGCCATTTTCCGGCATGTGGCTATCTACCATGATCCTGATTCCCTTCGGAATTTTCCTCACATGGAAAGCCATGCAGGATTCAAATCTTTTTAACTCAGAATTTTATTACAGGTTCTTACGAAAACTGAAGCTAAGCCGCTTTTTAAAAGAAAAGGTAAAATAGATTTTCAGGAATTGGTCGTAACTTTTCAAATTAAATTTACCAATATGTCAAAACATATTTCACGCCGCAACTTTATCAGTCAATCTGCAAAAACAACAGCAGCATTATCTGTTGCAGGCATCATCAGCAATGATCTGCTTGCCGGTTGTTCACCAGCAAAAACACTTGGTGGTTTTGGAAGTAAAACAGGTTTTGATCAAACTCCTTTGCCCTATGCTTATTCTGCACTGGAACCGGTAATTGATGCGTTGACAATGGAAATTCATTACAGCAAACACGCAGCTGCGTATGCAACCAATGTAAAAGACGCTGCAAAAGCTGAGAATATTGACATGACCAAACCATTGGAGGATGTATTTGGAAAAATTTCAAAATATTCTGCCAAGCTGCGTAATAATGGCGGCGGACATTATAATCATGAACTGTTCTGGAGATGCATGAAAAAAGATGGTGGTGGACAGCCTTCCGGAAAACTCACCGGGCTCATCAATCAATCATTCAACAGTTTTGATGCTTTTAAAACACAATTTGCGGATGCAGGAAAAAACCGTTTTGGCAGCGGATGGGCATGGCTGTATGCAGATAAAGACAAACAACTCCGCATTGGTTCAACACCTAACCAGGATAATCCGTTAATGGATATCAGCGATATTAAAGGAACACCCCTTCTTGGCCTCGATGTTTGGGAACATGCTTACTATCTCAAATATCAAAACAAAAGAGCCGATTACATCAATGCATGGTGGAATGTGGTGAACTGGGACTTTGTTCAGCAACGTTACGAAGCAATTTAACTTTTTTACACATCGTAGTTTTTCCCGCTTTCGGGTATTGCAATTGGTTGCCTGAAACTTTATCTTCATAGCAGAACCAACTGCCATGAAGAGTATTTACTTCGTTATTTTTTTGTTTGCCGGTACAATCATCATGACCGGTATTATGCGCTGGCATGGAAATTCACTCACAAAAACAGCAGGCACTAAAGCAGGTATTGTTGCACTTGAATTTGCAAAAACCAAACAACGGGCCAATGAAATTGCAACCACCTGGAGCAATGCAGGTTTACAGCAGCATGCAATCAACAATACTTATATCGATTTTATTTTCATCTTTTTTTACAGTTTGTTTTTATTCAGTGCTAACTGGTTATTCTCTATCAAACAAAACCCAGTTCTGAAAAAAAATACACAATTGATTGCATTGTTCGGATTAACAGCCGGGTTGCTCGATATTATTGAAAATTTCTTCCTGTTGAAAATGCTTCACCTAAGCATCAGCAACAGCGAAGCATTTATTACCTGGTGGCTGGCAGCTATAAAATTTACACTGGTTGCTATTGCCCTCCTCAGCATATTCATCCATTTAATTCTTCTTCCTTTTCGTAAACCAAAACCTTCATCAATATGAGCACCATTACCATTGCAACCTTCAACTGTGAAAATCTTTTTCGCCGTTTTAAATTCAACGAATCACTTTCAGAAACAAAAATTGACAACTCAATTAAAGATAGTTTTATTATGGATAAAGCCATTTTACAAACCATTACACAAACCGAACGGAAATTAACAGCTGAT carries:
- a CDS encoding glycosyltransferase family 39 protein, translated to MNRLVSYLVILAAASILFFHSLGKVHLFDWDEINFAESAREMISTDNYMQVQINYEPFWEKPPLFFWMQVVSMKVFGVNEFAARLPNAVCGILTLLVLFSLGRRLHNEQFAFWWVLIYAGTFLPHMYFKSGIIDPWFNLFIFLGIYFLGSFLAAKEERKKILKPLLLSALFTGLGILTKGPVAMMVVLLTYGLFLFFNRGKGLAALKHYLWWGLAVIAVTMLWFGLEIAQHGWWFVNEFITYQLRLAKTEDAGHGGFLLYHFVVVLIGCFPASLLIFRYKNQIHENTRQQIFRKLMIASFIVIMVVFTIVKTKIVHYSSFTYLPIGYLAAATVYGIVNRTAQIKNWQKFGLLFLGLIWSVLFIALPLIGKNIQWLKPLLQKDPFALANMQADVDWNYTLMIPGILFLLAMIAVFIWIQQKKFQRAFFTLLIACIAAMQVLLTLFAPRIEQYSQNAAIEFYQSLEGKDVYVRTLGYKSYAQYFYTKAKPGNRKEAKDENWLLTGAVDKPTYFISKNTFKEQVMKDHGDVLQVLYEKNGFVFYKRK
- a CDS encoding LptF/LptG family permease, which translates into the protein MIKKLDKLIIKAFIGPFLATFLIALFILVLQFFWLYIDDFVGKGIDLFTLVQFIAYVSTTLVPLSLPLAILLSSIMTFGNLGETFELVAIKSAGIPLIRFMRPVFILSGLLGIVAFAFANYVIPVAELKMRTLLYDIRVAKPAFDIKEGIFYKKLDGYTIKIGHKEQDSIIHNVVIYESSYTLQDNIILADKGTMTISPDQRFLYFNLENGWRYQEKGNAGTIETDYYRLGFKEYKKVFDLSSFKLTKTADSTFKSYYKMLSLSQLSTVVDSLKKLTVNSGIKAKRDIEPLFPLQAIPDSIWKKAKPLAKKIKKADALIPDSLKKTVYNSLEMKVAGIKNQVDYLYYDYNEQKKQLRLHEVERHRKFTLSFACIVLFLIGAPLGSIIRKGGLGLPLVISVFFFIAFHVTNTSGEKLVKEDVLMPFSGMWLSTMILIPFGIFLTWKAMQDSNLFNSEFYYRFLRKLKLSRFLKEKVK
- a CDS encoding glycosyltransferase family 2 protein — translated: MFNNKKVVVVLPAYNAAKTLEVTYNEIPFDIVDEVVLVDDASKDETVQKAKELGIKHIVSHEKNKGYGGNQKSCYKKALELGGDIVIMLHPDYQYTPQLIHAMVSIIGNNVYPVVFGSRILGNGALKGGMPIYKYIANRFLTLSQNLLLNQKLSEYHTGYRAFSKEVLESIKFEACNDDFVFDNEMAAQIFYKGFEIGEVTCPTKYFEEASSINFSRSMKYGLGCLQVSLVYRLCKWGLMKSKLY
- a CDS encoding superoxide dismutase, which encodes MSKHISRRNFISQSAKTTAALSVAGIISNDLLAGCSPAKTLGGFGSKTGFDQTPLPYAYSALEPVIDALTMEIHYSKHAAAYATNVKDAAKAENIDMTKPLEDVFGKISKYSAKLRNNGGGHYNHELFWRCMKKDGGGQPSGKLTGLINQSFNSFDAFKTQFADAGKNRFGSGWAWLYADKDKQLRIGSTPNQDNPLMDISDIKGTPLLGLDVWEHAYYLKYQNKRADYINAWWNVVNWDFVQQRYEAI
- a CDS encoding RNA polymerase sigma factor RpoD/SigA → MRQLKITKSITNRESQSLEKYLQEIGKVELITPEEEVQLAIRIKQGDQRALDRLTKANLRFVVSVAKQYQNQGLSLPDLINEGNLGLIKAAQRFDETRGFKFISYAVWWIRQSILQALAEQSRIVRLPLNKVGLTNRINKAFSQLEQEYEREPSAEELATLLEIEIEEVSSTLGVSARHVSMDSPLSDGEENTLMDVLENPNAEATDGELDHNQSLQTEISRSLKTLTERQQEVIRFFFGIGVDHPLSLEDIGERFNLTRERVRQIKDKAISKLKTSSRCKLLKGYLG
- a CDS encoding ATPase, which produces MSKKVLYTLEFPVKCSPGILFEFLSSPSGLQEWFADKVDERDGIYSFNWEGSEDKAELMESEENKFIRYRWVHSPKDEYFEFRIEKTEISNQTILLIKDFADKKEIKDQSRLWEYQIKDLFHRIGSN
- the ffh gene encoding signal recognition particle protein — translated: MFQNLSERLESAFKNIKGEGRITELNIAATVKDIRRALVDADVNYKIAKEFTDTVKDKAMGAKVLLAVNPGQQMVKIVQDELTELMGGSESELDIKGAPAVILIAGLQGSGKTTFSGKLANYLKTQKGKSPLLVAADIYRPAAIDQLTVLAGQIGVDIYSERENKDAVDIVRNAIKEAKAKNKNVVIIDTAGRLAIDEVLMKEVADIKAAVNPNEILFVVDSMTGQDAVNTAKSFNDRLNFTGVVLTKLDGDTRGGAALSIKYTVNKPIKFVSSGEKMETLDVFYPERMAQRILGMGDITSLVEKAQAQYDEEEAKKLEKKIRKNQFDFEDFRKQLEQIKKMGNLKDLMGMIPGMGKAMKDVDISDDSFKGVEAIIGSMTPQERSNPDLIDQSRRKRIAKGCGKDIAEVNAFMKQFEQMKQMMGMMNKMPMGGRMMPGLGRK